The proteins below are encoded in one region of Tessaracoccus aquimaris:
- a CDS encoding substrate-binding domain-containing protein gives MKQALAEAGLDPESLLEVASEGIGVESGERSASLLLDRGDLPTGICCGNDMLAFGLYRRFARAGVHVPGDVALVGYDDIDFAANWIVPLTSVRQPTREMGRMAADLLFEHAAGGPEHRHRRVVLKPELVVRRSSGALE, from the coding sequence ATGAAGCAGGCGCTCGCGGAGGCGGGCCTCGACCCCGAGTCGCTGCTCGAGGTCGCCTCAGAGGGCATCGGCGTCGAGAGCGGCGAGCGGTCCGCGAGCCTGCTGCTCGACCGAGGCGACCTGCCGACCGGAATCTGCTGCGGCAACGACATGCTGGCCTTCGGGCTGTACCGACGCTTCGCGCGGGCAGGGGTGCACGTGCCGGGCGACGTCGCCCTGGTCGGCTACGACGACATCGACTTCGCCGCGAACTGGATCGTGCCGCTCACCTCGGTGCGGCAGCCGACCAGGGAGATGGGGCGGATGGCGGCCGATCTGCTGTTCGAGCACGCCGCAGGCGGCCCGGAGCACCGGCACCGCCGGGTGGTGCTGAAGCCGGAGTTGGTGGTGCGCCGCTCCAGCGGCGCCCTGGAGTAA